A region from the Cryptosporangium arvum DSM 44712 genome encodes:
- a CDS encoding cytochrome P450 — translation MNTRTADLPPGPRLPEWVQSAAFLSLRHRIVPFLRRRYGETVRLRLVGGRTAVQLSNPEHIRQLLAGSPTTFHANRGNAVLRSLLGEHSLFLADEDEHTRLRRLLWPAFNGAALRGYGELITGLAAEDAERWPSGVPFSAHARMQTLTLEVMLRVVYGIADGPRLDELRVRFPELLDIGPLDLPGLQKPELQRFWVWRRKAELQRRVDALIRAETAERRKAPDLAERTDVLSQLLRFSAGSGADGLSDAELHDNLITMLVGGHETTATALAWALYELSHDPDQLAAAQRAADENDQKYLEAVVKESLRLHPVIHEVGRTLTEPVDLGGYRLPAGTLVMGSIGLVHADPTLFEQPAAFRPARFLDGNPPATIWLPFGGGLRRCIGAAFSLVEGVIVLREALVRWQLRPAGDRTEPARVRNLMLVPARGARISAVPRA, via the coding sequence ATGAACACCCGAACCGCCGACCTGCCCCCGGGGCCACGCCTGCCGGAGTGGGTCCAGAGCGCCGCCTTCCTCAGCCTGCGGCACCGGATCGTGCCGTTCCTGCGACGCCGGTACGGCGAAACCGTGCGGCTGCGCCTGGTGGGCGGCCGGACCGCGGTCCAACTGTCCAACCCCGAGCACATCAGGCAGCTGCTGGCCGGGTCGCCGACGACGTTCCACGCCAACCGCGGCAACGCCGTCCTCCGGTCGCTGCTGGGCGAGCACTCCCTGTTCCTCGCCGACGAGGACGAGCACACGCGTCTTCGTCGGCTGCTGTGGCCGGCCTTCAACGGGGCGGCGCTGCGCGGCTACGGCGAACTGATCACCGGCCTCGCCGCCGAGGACGCCGAGCGGTGGCCGTCCGGAGTGCCGTTCTCGGCCCACGCCCGGATGCAGACGCTGACCTTGGAGGTCATGCTGCGTGTCGTCTACGGCATCGCCGACGGGCCACGCCTCGACGAACTGCGCGTCCGGTTCCCCGAGCTGCTCGACATCGGTCCGCTCGACCTCCCAGGGCTGCAGAAACCCGAGCTCCAACGGTTCTGGGTGTGGCGGCGCAAGGCCGAGCTCCAGCGGCGGGTCGACGCGCTGATCCGGGCCGAGACCGCTGAGCGGCGCAAGGCTCCCGACCTCGCCGAGCGCACCGACGTCCTCTCGCAGCTGCTGCGGTTCTCCGCCGGGAGCGGCGCGGACGGGCTGTCCGACGCCGAGCTGCACGACAACCTGATCACGATGCTCGTCGGCGGGCACGAGACCACCGCGACCGCCCTGGCCTGGGCGCTGTACGAGCTCTCGCACGACCCCGACCAGCTCGCGGCGGCGCAGCGGGCGGCCGACGAGAACGACCAGAAGTACCTCGAGGCCGTCGTCAAGGAGTCGCTCCGGTTGCATCCGGTGATCCACGAGGTCGGCCGCACGCTCACCGAACCCGTCGACCTCGGTGGGTACCGTCTGCCCGCCGGCACCCTGGTGATGGGCTCGATCGGGCTGGTGCACGCCGACCCGACGCTGTTCGAGCAGCCGGCGGCCTTCCGGCCGGCCCGGTTCCTCGACGGCAACCCGCCCGCCACCATCTGGCTTCCGTTCGGCGGTGGGCTCCGGCGCTGTATCGGCGCGGCGTTCTCCCTGGTCGAAGGCGTGATCGTGCTGCGCGAAGCACTCGTCCGGTGGCAGCTGAGGCCGGCGGGCGACCGCACCGAGCCGGCCCGCGTGCGCAACCTGATGCTCGTCCCGGCCCGGGGCGCACGCATCTCGGCTGTTCCCCGGGCCTAG